A region from the SAR202 cluster bacterium genome encodes:
- a CDS encoding M20/M25/M40 family metallo-hydrolase, whose protein sequence is MEVKINKDRLVQTFIDLVKIDSPSGEEKQVGEYLEKRLLAMGFVVQFDSYGNLIASEPGKNHMLLSCHMDTVEPGRGIKPTIEGNKITSDGTTILGGDAKAGVAAILEGLQTAYDNGIDRIDLQPVFTREEEIGLVGAQNIDFDLIIGTHGVVFDGNGSVSRVFTASPTYIGFNISVKGRAAHAGVEPEKGLSAIRIASELIASLEQGRLDEETTFNIGKIEGGTVRNAVPENTIIEGEFRSHNIETIELLQSSVKAKISEFREKYPDAEITDSFRENFAAYKLTPDDSMVQLACSTMIDMGVNPTLETTGGGTDANVFNKHGIPCVVVGMGTNDMHTVREYVKIDELEEVAQFCLNLISKK, encoded by the coding sequence TTGGAAGTAAAGATAAATAAAGATAGATTAGTTCAGACATTTATTGATTTGGTTAAAATCGACAGCCCTTCAGGAGAAGAAAAACAAGTAGGAGAATATTTAGAAAAACGATTACTAGCTATGGGTTTTGTAGTCCAATTTGACTCATATGGTAATTTAATCGCTTCAGAACCTGGGAAAAACCATATGCTTTTATCGTGCCATATGGATACTGTTGAGCCAGGTAGGGGGATTAAACCAACTATTGAGGGTAACAAAATTACCTCTGATGGAACAACAATACTCGGAGGGGATGCTAAAGCAGGAGTAGCAGCAATTCTTGAAGGACTTCAAACAGCATATGATAATGGTATTGATAGAATAGATTTACAGCCAGTATTTACTAGAGAAGAAGAAATTGGTCTTGTTGGAGCACAAAATATAGATTTTGACCTCATTATCGGAACACACGGGGTAGTATTTGATGGAAATGGTTCAGTAAGTCGTGTTTTTACAGCAAGCCCAACATACATTGGATTTAATATTTCTGTAAAAGGTAGAGCAGCACATGCAGGAGTTGAACCTGAAAAAGGTTTATCTGCTATAAGAATTGCTTCTGAACTCATTGCAAGTTTAGAACAAGGAAGATTAGATGAAGAAACGACCTTTAATATAGGTAAAATTGAAGGAGGAACAGTAAGAAACGCAGTTCCTGAAAACACAATAATTGAAGGTGAATTCAGAAGTCATAACATTGAAACAATTGAACTTCTCCAATCAAGTGTAAAAGCAAAAATTAGTGAATTTCGTGAAAAATATCCTGACGCAGAAATTACAGATTCCTTTAGGGAAAACTTTGCTGCATATAAATTAACTCCAGATGACTCAATGGTTCAACTTGCATGTTCAACAATGATTGATATGGGGGTTAACCCTACATTAGAGACTACTGGAGGTGGTACAGACGCCAATGTATTTAACAAACATGGAATCCCGTGTGTGGTAGTTGGTATGGGTACAAATGACATGCATACAGTCAGGGAGTATGTGAAAATTGATGAATTAGAGGAAGTAGCTCAATTTTGTCTTAACTTAATATCAAAAAAATAA